From the Leptolyngbya sp. O-77 genome, one window contains:
- a CDS encoding ArnT family glycosyltransferase, whose translation MTSFAFPHLRPWLQHLDKRPTLKWGLVAAWLGLLCGLGFFWQLGSIGLVDETEPLFAEATRQMVETGDWITPYFNEKPRFDKPPLIYWLMAIAYKTLGVNEWAVRLPSALSASALVVFGFFTLLRFGYSRPGLSAKAEQDGEAAIAPSPPSPKFHWFPAFLGSGLMALNLQTIAWARTGVSDMLLSACVGGALLAFFWGYASSPDSLRAKERWYLAFFVLCGLGVLTKGPVGVVLPGATVAAFLLYLGNGRTVLRDMRPVRGGLVFLAIALPWYLLVTYANGEKFINAFFGYHNVERFTRVVNQHRAPWYFYVVVLLVGFAPYSAHLPGAIARLRFWRRGRWQAEDRRTQLGLFALIWAAVIFGFFTIAVTKLPSYVLPLYPAIAILVALFWRDLLLHRPRAGWGMALSNGLNLLLLAALAIASYNSAPWLDSDNAVRGLEEAITRSGLPIVGTLIWGLALLGAIALLIRRQGRWLWGVNLAALALTLLLFVFPLMDILDIHRQLPLRQLAAEIVAQQRPDEPIMMAGLHKPSLVFYGHRPIFFAQRQETAIAYIRRQSRERSDPPSMLLVGLGYKIEDLNLPPEQMTLLAEAGKYDLVRLQLPVALPPPPSN comes from the coding sequence ATGACCTCGTTCGCGTTCCCCCACCTCCGCCCCTGGCTCCAGCACCTCGACAAACGCCCGACGCTGAAATGGGGGCTGGTGGCGGCGTGGCTGGGGCTGCTCTGCGGGTTGGGCTTCTTCTGGCAACTGGGCAGCATTGGGCTAGTGGACGAAACCGAGCCACTGTTTGCCGAAGCGACGCGCCAAATGGTGGAAACGGGCGACTGGATCACGCCGTACTTTAATGAAAAGCCGCGTTTCGACAAGCCGCCGCTGATCTACTGGCTGATGGCGATCGCCTACAAAACGCTTGGGGTCAACGAATGGGCCGTCCGGCTGCCCTCTGCCCTATCCGCTTCGGCGCTGGTGGTCTTCGGCTTTTTCACCCTGCTGCGGTTTGGCTATTCTCGACCCGGCTTGTCCGCAAAGGCAGAGCAAGATGGTGAAGCGGCGATCGCCCCATCCCCGCCATCCCCCAAGTTCCACTGGTTCCCCGCCTTCCTCGGCTCTGGGCTGATGGCGCTGAATCTGCAAACCATTGCCTGGGCGCGGACGGGTGTTTCGGATATGCTGCTGAGCGCCTGCGTCGGCGGGGCGCTGCTGGCGTTTTTCTGGGGCTATGCCTCGTCGCCAGATTCACTGAGGGCAAAAGAGCGCTGGTATCTGGCGTTTTTTGTGCTGTGTGGGCTGGGCGTGCTGACGAAGGGGCCGGTGGGCGTGGTGCTGCCGGGGGCGACGGTGGCGGCGTTTTTGCTGTATCTGGGCAATGGGCGAACTGTGCTGAGGGACATGCGCCCGGTGCGGGGCGGGCTGGTGTTTTTGGCGATCGCCCTACCCTGGTATCTCCTCGTCACCTATGCCAACGGTGAGAAATTCATCAACGCCTTCTTTGGCTATCACAACGTCGAGCGCTTTACCCGCGTCGTGAACCAGCACCGTGCGCCCTGGTATTTCTACGTTGTTGTGCTGCTGGTGGGGTTTGCGCCTTATTCCGCGCATTTGCCTGGGGCGATCGCCCGGTTGCGGTTTTGGCGACGAGGCCGCTGGCAGGCAGAAGACCGCCGCACCCAGCTTGGGCTATTTGCGCTGATCTGGGCGGCGGTGATTTTTGGCTTTTTCACTATCGCCGTCACTAAGTTGCCCAGCTATGTGCTGCCGCTCTATCCGGCGATCGCCATTCTGGTCGCGCTGTTTTGGCGTGATCTGCTGCTGCATCGACCCCGCGCTGGCTGGGGCATGGCGCTGAGCAACGGGCTAAATCTGCTGCTGCTGGCGGCATTGGCGATCGCCAGCTACAACAGCGCCCCCTGGCTGGATAGCGACAACGCCGTGCGGGGGCTGGAGGAAGCCATCACCCGGTCGGGGCTGCCCATCGTGGGCACACTGATCTGGGGGCTGGCGCTGCTGGGGGCGATCGCCCTGCTAATCCGACGACAGGGGCGCTGGCTGTGGGGCGTAAACCTGGCGGCACTGGCGCTGACGCTGCTTCTGTTTGTGTTTCCGCTGATGGATATTCTAGACATTCATCGCCAACTGCCCCTGCGTCAGCTTGCCGCCGAAATTGTGGCACAGCAGCGCCCCGACGAGCCAATCATGATGGCGGGCTTGCACAAGCCGAGTCTGGTGTTTTATGGACATCGACCGATTTTCTTTGCCCAGCGCCAGGAAACGGCGATCGCCTACATTCGTCGCCAGTCAAGAGAGCGAAGCGATCCGCCGTCGATGCTGCTGGTGGGGCTGGGCTACAAAATCGAAGACCTGAACCTGCCACCGGAGCAGATGACGCTGCTAGCCGAAGCCGGCAAGTATGACTTGGTACGCCTGCAACTGCCTGTGGCGCTGCCGCCGCCCCCGTCAAACTAA
- the psbE gene encoding cytochrome b559 subunit alpha, which yields MAGSTGERPFSDIVTSIRYWVIHSITIPALFIAGWLFVSTGLAYDVFGTPRPNEYFTQERQELPIVRDRFMAKEQIQEFLK from the coding sequence ATGGCTGGTAGCACTGGAGAACGTCCATTTTCAGACATTGTTACAAGCATCCGGTACTGGGTAATTCACAGCATTACCATTCCGGCTTTGTTTATTGCTGGGTGGCTGTTTGTCAGCACGGGTTTGGCCTACGACGTGTTCGGTACGCCCCGTCCGAATGAATACTTCACACAAGAACGTCAGGAATTGCCCATTGTGCGAGATCGGTTCATGGCAAAAGAACAAATCCAAGAATTTTTGAAGTAG
- a CDS encoding DUF1823 family protein, translating into MSATNLPPLTVETVWAILNDTLDDATANRLVWQCLGYRQREDGSWDTAAVSEDWRSAYPEPPDFIDSRPATVKLTRSIAPENKQLLKERLGFGGYKVGELVPRKTRRATIANWLLGYMKDQQTEQNLSG; encoded by the coding sequence ATGAGTGCCACGAATCTACCGCCCCTCACGGTCGAAACCGTGTGGGCCATCCTCAACGACACCCTCGACGATGCCACTGCCAATCGACTGGTGTGGCAGTGCCTAGGCTATCGCCAGCGCGAAGACGGCTCCTGGGACACCGCCGCCGTATCCGAAGACTGGCGCAGCGCCTATCCAGAGCCGCCCGACTTTATCGACAGCCGCCCGGCTACCGTCAAGCTGACCCGCTCCATCGCGCCCGAAAACAAGCAGCTTTTGAAAGAGCGACTCGGCTTTGGCGGCTATAAGGTGGGTGAACTCGTGCCCCGCAAAACGCGCCGCGCCACGATCGCCAACTGGCTATTGGGCTACATGAAAGACCAGCAGACCGAGCAGAATCTCTCCGGCTAA
- a CDS encoding photosystem II reaction center protein J — MLSNGRIPLWVVGTIAGLGVIAIVGLFFYGAYAGIGSSI; from the coding sequence ATGTTGTCAAATGGCAGAATTCCGCTGTGGGTTGTCGGGACGATTGCGGGCCTTGGCGTGATTGCAATCGTGGGTCTGTTTTTCTATGGTGCCTATGCAGGCATTGGTTCTTCGATCTAG
- the psbF gene encoding cytochrome b559 subunit beta: MTSNNPNQPVSYPIFTVRWLAVHTLAVPSVFFLGAIAAMQFIQR, from the coding sequence ATGACGAGCAATAACCCGAATCAACCAGTTTCTTACCCCATTTTTACCGTTCGCTGGCTGGCGGTTCACACGCTAGCCGTGCCCTCAGTATTCTTCCTGGGGGCGATCGCCGCAATGCAGTTTATCCAGCGATAG
- a CDS encoding transposase, translated as MLFEESYEPGLQLIAKSKKNMKNRLVKLMGKILLHKRALLETVKTTQELLLA; from the coding sequence TTGCTGTTCGAAGAGTCGTATGAGCCGGGGTTGCAGTTGATTGCCAAAAGCAAAAAGAACATGAAAAACCGCTTGGTGAAGCTGATGGGCAAGATTTTGCTTCACAAGCGGGCCTTGCTTGAAACCGTCAAGACTACTCAAGAACTTTTGTTGGCTTGA
- a CDS encoding photosystem II reaction center protein L, with amino-acid sequence MERTPNPNNQPVELNRTSLYLGLLLVFTLGILFSSYFFN; translated from the coding sequence ATGGAGCGCACACCCAATCCAAACAATCAGCCTGTCGAGCTAAACCGCACCTCTTTGTACTTGGGTCTTTTGCTAGTCTTTACGCTCGGCATCCTTTTTTCTAGCTACTTCTTTAACTAG
- a CDS encoding DUF2993 domain-containing protein yields MTHFQPQSSDPTTADYEAPALDPQAPVSLPDPDRNLPVPRQSHIISTILTPALRLWLRSQVEHVDDLNLLIEGGDRQLLTGLIPRVTISARNVVYRGLYLERITLVGRGIKVNFRQILRGKPLQLERAVPVQAEVRLSQQDLNDSLQGPLLAGVVNDLLLNLLKAGAAPDLVTPDGKTPILLDDFRAKIAPGLLTLGAALVSSNQGSPVPFIIRTGLRTTNGQQLHLVNPEWLPTPKAKRGLALHDLDGFPLELGSDVEIQDLELGDRHLVCRGKINVLPE; encoded by the coding sequence ATGACCCATTTTCAACCGCAATCCTCCGACCCGACTACGGCCGACTACGAGGCTCCGGCGCTCGACCCGCAGGCTCCGGTAAGTTTGCCCGATCCGGATCGCAACCTGCCCGTGCCGCGCCAGAGCCACATCATCAGCACGATTCTGACTCCGGCGCTGCGGCTATGGCTGCGATCGCAGGTCGAACACGTAGACGACCTAAATTTGTTGATAGAGGGGGGCGATCGCCAGTTGCTAACGGGTCTGATTCCCCGCGTCACGATTTCGGCGCGAAACGTGGTCTATCGCGGGCTATACCTGGAGCGCATCACGCTGGTCGGTCGCGGCATCAAGGTCAACTTTCGGCAAATCTTGCGGGGTAAGCCGCTTCAGCTAGAGCGAGCCGTCCCGGTGCAGGCAGAGGTGCGCCTGTCGCAGCAAGACCTGAACGACTCGCTCCAGGGGCCGCTGCTGGCGGGCGTGGTGAACGATCTGCTGCTGAATCTGCTGAAGGCGGGAGCCGCACCAGATTTGGTGACACCCGATGGAAAAACGCCGATTTTGCTGGATGATTTTCGCGCCAAAATTGCCCCAGGACTGTTGACGCTGGGTGCGGCGCTGGTGTCGAGCAATCAGGGCAGTCCGGTTCCCTTCATCATCCGCACCGGACTCCGCACCACGAACGGGCAGCAACTTCATCTGGTGAATCCGGAGTGGCTGCCTACGCCCAAGGCAAAGCGCGGACTGGCGCTGCACGATCTGGACGGGTTTCCGCTGGAGTTGGGCAGCGACGTGGAAATTCAAGACCTAGAGTTGGGCGATCGCCACTTGGTCTGTCGCGGCAAGATCAACGTTTTGCCTGAATAG